Proteins from one Niallia circulans genomic window:
- the essB gene encoding type VII secretion protein EssB: MPQNERTYLEKKLDAMIKKDQNRISFIFQIEKIKMDEAGEVFILKDLDKQLHKEIDVKEDALSISIDIPNTYQYGTSIQRLPKRDRLKVIYQLIHKVKDHRVSRLHLFISPENIVVDQGMTPYFLHYGVKESLPPYEKKEEQLWHELKALAASWVDISHSFEEYLQYEKTLELSEDSKKVLDAPSFASLLQIMDEFIRKDKESSSHYVEVTKKKWKWFRNSLIAVSILLVPAIIYSFYSIFFLQPKQSRIITAQEQYLSSSYSDVISTLQPYEIDQLPKVAKFELALSYISNENLTDEQKQFVRNTVTLQSDSKYLDYWIQIGRGQGEEALKTARFLEETDLIVFALINYRESISADESMDSEERQQKMDEIDREIKEYQQEEDSES, translated from the coding sequence ATGCCGCAAAATGAACGTACATACTTAGAAAAAAAATTAGATGCGATGATAAAAAAGGATCAAAATCGCATATCATTCATCTTTCAAATCGAAAAGATAAAGATGGATGAGGCAGGGGAAGTTTTCATATTAAAGGATCTGGATAAACAGCTCCATAAGGAAATAGATGTTAAAGAGGATGCTCTTTCGATAAGTATAGATATTCCAAATACCTATCAATATGGCACATCTATTCAAAGGCTGCCGAAACGGGACAGGCTGAAAGTAATATATCAATTGATTCATAAAGTGAAAGATCACCGTGTTTCAAGGCTGCATCTTTTTATTAGCCCAGAGAACATTGTTGTGGACCAAGGGATGACCCCTTATTTCCTTCATTACGGAGTTAAAGAGAGCCTGCCTCCATATGAAAAAAAGGAGGAGCAGCTTTGGCATGAGCTTAAAGCACTTGCTGCTTCCTGGGTAGATATCTCCCACTCGTTTGAGGAATATCTCCAATATGAAAAAACACTGGAATTGAGTGAAGATAGCAAAAAGGTGTTGGATGCTCCGTCATTCGCCTCCCTGTTACAAATTATGGATGAGTTTATTAGGAAGGATAAGGAATCTTCCTCTCACTATGTAGAAGTGACAAAAAAGAAATGGAAATGGTTCCGAAACAGCCTAATTGCTGTGAGTATTCTGCTTGTGCCAGCCATTATTTATTCCTTTTATTCTATCTTTTTTCTGCAGCCAAAGCAGTCCAGAATCATCACGGCACAAGAACAATACCTTTCTAGTTCCTACAGTGATGTGATTAGTACGCTCCAGCCTTATGAAATTGACCAATTGCCAAAGGTTGCAAAGTTTGAACTGGCTCTGTCTTATATCTCCAATGAAAACCTGACAGATGAACAAAAGCAATTTGTCCGCAATACAGTTACACTGCAATCTGATTCTAAGTACCTGGATTATTGGATTCAAATTGGAAGAGGACAAGGAGAGGAGGCGCTTAAGACTGCTAGATTCCTCGAGGAGACAGATTTGATTGTCTTTGCTCTTATTAATTATCGGGAAAGTATATCTGCTGATGAATCAATGGACAGTGAAGAACGCCAGCAAAAAATGGATGAAATCGACCGGGAGATTAAAGAATATCAGCAAGAGGAAGATAGCGAATCATAA
- a CDS encoding WXG100 family type VII secretion target yields MAGIIRVTPEELISMSNRYASEGSQVGEQVTRLDQMIQELESMWEGQSSQAFSEQYQSLRPSFLKMQQLLEDISSQLNSTAKALEDADAQIANQIRG; encoded by the coding sequence ATGGCAGGAATCATTCGAGTAACTCCTGAAGAGCTTATTAGCATGTCAAATCGTTATGCAAGCGAGGGTAGTCAAGTTGGTGAACAAGTCACTCGTTTAGATCAAATGATCCAAGAATTAGAAAGCATGTGGGAAGGTCAATCAAGCCAAGCGTTCAGTGAGCAATATCAATCACTTCGCCCTTCATTCCTTAAAATGCAGCAATTGCTTGAGGATATTTCCTCACAATTGAATAGCACAGCAAAAGCACTAGAAGATGCTGATGCACAAATTGCTAATCAAATTCGCGGCTAA
- the essC gene encoding type VII secretion protein EssC, with amino-acid sequence MYTLFVFHDDTYEKAYLYKNGSITIGTAVEDGITIPIAGWEGQLTVAVDKNGVVAYQHDKESGMLQERKKHIVKIGSAIIELVLIREIPNTTFYIGKRKEIYFAAQQEERKNNSDFWLLEEQDELAAGFLIDVHEGCSVKKGESRLFLNGHLLNADSRLTLGDILFWNGMEITLLEEDLLAIATVKEYGTQLEEMKPHQSEMQKRYPLYRRTPRMVYELPKEKVQLTFPGQEAQHTKRPLWIIILPPLMMLIVMGIVAIFIPRGIFIVVSLVMFATTLFTSIFQYFKDKANRKEWELRRRRIYTNYLNEKREELHLLAEKQREVLDYHFPEFERMKYMVAEVSDRIWERTLTSQDFLQFRIGTGKVPASYKIDVSSQDMSNREMDELMEASKQLEKTYQELEPLPVTVDLSKGAIGLIGKEAVLKRELHQLVGQLAFFHSYHDVRFIFIFDEKEYSTWEWMKRLPHFQLPNSHAKGMIYNESTRDQLLSSIYEMIRERELEEDKEKLLFSPHYIFIIANQQLISEHVILEYLEGEHRHLGISVIFASEAKESFSDNIHTLVRYINPSQGDILMQDKKAAEIPFTLDVHKYENNECFARMLRTLNHQVGVTNSIPESVSFMEMLQQKDVKDIPIQANWENNQSAKSLAVPIGLKGKTDVVRLNLHEKAHGPHGLLAGTTGSGKSEFLQTYILSLAVHFHPHEVAFLLIDYKGGGMAQPFKNMPHLLGTITNIEGSKNFSQRALASIKSELKRRQRLFDQYEVNHINDYTRLYKQNKSTEPLPHLFLISDEFAELKSEQPDFIQELVSAARIGRSLGVHLILATQKPGGIIDAQIWSNARFRIALKVQNAEDSREILKNADAAGITVTGRGYLQVGNNEVYELFQSAWSGAAYEDEASLNEDEVALVTDLGLVPLSELSLQETTGKESITEMEAIVEEIEAVHQKLGLQKIASPWLPPLSPRIYKPDIPNEREDKKVLLAIVDEPEKQSQSPYTYEWVEDGNIGVFGSSGYGKTQTMITLLMGIATEASPEQAHFYLLDFGNGGLMPLRQLPHTADYFLMDEQRKTNKFVAIIKSEMAKRKRLFQQMEVSSIKMYNNLAEETLPLWFIVIDNYDVVKDEMHDFEAQMNQFARDGQSLGIYMIFSATRVNSIRQTLMNNLRTKIVHYLMDNTEAYAILGRVPFEPEPIPGRAIIKKDAAFFSQILLPNIGLDDYEQLRLLKAEIDALKQKYNDFAKPKAVPMLPTELNNKQFYRYVRDQKQGFIPIGLEEELVEPVSINFAKMNHCLILGQAQKGKTNAMQLILSEATRQPMEKLAIFDSIDRSLSHVVDRNNVSFIDNKESISAWLENAESMLKQRESDYEEAVRSGRIPEIQPFIYMFIDGYSRFLQQVDNRIQENIVRLMKNYSHLGFHIVVSGTNNELTKGYDPLTLELKQVRQALVLMKKSEQTLFTLTYERQEQEVQPGFGYYVENGREKRIQIPLMLVERKVSL; translated from the coding sequence ATGTACACATTATTTGTATTTCACGACGATACATACGAAAAAGCCTATTTATATAAAAATGGCTCAATAACAATCGGCACAGCAGTAGAAGATGGGATCACTATACCTATAGCAGGTTGGGAAGGCCAATTGACAGTAGCAGTTGATAAGAATGGAGTTGTCGCCTATCAACATGATAAAGAATCGGGCATGCTTCAAGAAAGGAAAAAGCACATTGTCAAGATAGGGTCTGCCATTATCGAGCTGGTTTTGATAAGAGAAATTCCTAACACAACGTTTTATATAGGGAAAAGGAAAGAAATTTACTTTGCAGCACAACAAGAAGAGCGAAAGAATAACTCGGATTTTTGGTTGCTAGAGGAGCAAGATGAGTTGGCAGCTGGCTTTTTAATAGATGTACATGAAGGATGCTCTGTAAAGAAAGGAGAGTCCCGATTATTTCTTAATGGCCATTTGCTTAATGCAGATAGTAGACTGACGCTTGGAGATATACTCTTTTGGAATGGGATGGAAATCACGCTTTTAGAGGAAGATCTTCTAGCCATTGCAACTGTTAAAGAGTATGGTACACAGCTGGAGGAAATGAAGCCACATCAATCAGAAATGCAAAAACGCTATCCTCTGTATAGAAGGACACCGCGGATGGTTTATGAACTACCAAAAGAAAAGGTTCAACTAACCTTTCCAGGACAGGAGGCGCAGCACACGAAAAGGCCTTTATGGATAATAATCCTTCCGCCCTTAATGATGCTTATTGTTATGGGAATTGTTGCGATATTTATTCCAAGAGGAATATTTATTGTCGTTTCGCTTGTTATGTTTGCGACAACCTTATTCACATCCATCTTTCAGTATTTCAAAGATAAAGCAAACCGCAAAGAGTGGGAGCTCAGAAGGCGCCGCATTTATACAAACTATTTAAATGAGAAACGAGAAGAGCTTCACTTGCTCGCAGAAAAGCAACGTGAAGTACTTGATTATCATTTTCCAGAGTTTGAGCGGATGAAATATATGGTTGCCGAAGTTTCAGACAGAATTTGGGAACGGACATTAACGAGCCAGGATTTTTTACAGTTCCGTATCGGTACAGGAAAGGTGCCGGCAAGCTACAAAATCGACGTGAGCTCACAAGATATGTCTAACAGGGAAATGGATGAATTAATGGAAGCGTCAAAGCAACTTGAGAAGACCTATCAGGAGCTTGAGCCTTTGCCTGTCACTGTTGATCTTTCAAAAGGTGCGATTGGGTTAATAGGAAAAGAAGCCGTCTTAAAAAGAGAGCTTCACCAGCTGGTTGGTCAACTTGCGTTCTTCCACAGCTATCATGATGTCCGCTTTATCTTTATTTTCGATGAGAAGGAATACAGCACATGGGAGTGGATGAAACGCCTGCCCCATTTTCAGCTTCCAAATTCACATGCAAAGGGCATGATTTATAACGAAAGCACGAGGGATCAGCTTCTTAGCTCCATTTACGAAATGATTCGGGAGAGAGAGTTGGAGGAGGATAAGGAAAAGCTTCTGTTCTCACCGCACTATATTTTCATTATTGCCAACCAGCAGCTCATTTCTGAGCATGTCATCCTAGAATACTTGGAGGGTGAGCACAGGCATCTTGGTATATCTGTCATTTTTGCATCAGAAGCGAAGGAAAGCTTTTCCGATAATATTCATACACTTGTCCGATACATTAACCCTTCTCAAGGAGATATTTTAATGCAGGACAAAAAGGCTGCTGAAATTCCTTTCACGCTTGATGTTCATAAGTATGAGAACAATGAATGTTTCGCTAGAATGCTAAGGACACTAAATCATCAGGTTGGTGTTACCAATTCGATTCCCGAGAGCGTCTCTTTTATGGAAATGCTTCAACAAAAGGATGTTAAGGATATACCTATCCAAGCAAACTGGGAGAACAATCAGTCAGCTAAATCCCTTGCTGTTCCAATTGGCCTGAAAGGAAAAACAGATGTAGTTCGGTTAAATCTACATGAAAAAGCCCACGGGCCTCACGGGTTATTAGCAGGGACAACAGGGTCAGGGAAAAGTGAATTTTTGCAGACATATATTCTATCCCTTGCAGTCCACTTCCATCCGCATGAGGTTGCCTTCCTGCTCATTGACTATAAAGGCGGAGGAATGGCCCAGCCGTTCAAAAATATGCCCCATCTGCTAGGGACTATTACGAATATTGAAGGAAGTAAAAACTTCAGCCAGCGTGCATTGGCTTCCATTAAGAGTGAGCTTAAGCGGCGCCAGCGTCTTTTTGATCAATACGAGGTAAATCATATTAATGATTACACCCGCCTTTATAAACAAAATAAGAGTACAGAACCATTGCCGCATCTGTTCCTGATTTCAGATGAGTTTGCTGAATTGAAAAGTGAACAGCCTGACTTCATCCAAGAGTTAGTCAGTGCCGCGAGAATTGGACGAAGCCTCGGTGTCCACCTCATCTTGGCAACGCAAAAGCCTGGTGGCATAATTGACGCTCAAATCTGGAGTAATGCCCGCTTCCGTATTGCGTTGAAGGTTCAGAATGCAGAGGACAGCAGAGAGATTCTCAAAAATGCAGATGCTGCTGGCATAACGGTTACAGGAAGAGGTTATTTGCAGGTTGGCAATAATGAGGTGTACGAACTATTCCAATCTGCTTGGAGCGGAGCAGCCTATGAAGATGAAGCTTCTCTTAATGAGGACGAAGTTGCTCTTGTTACTGATCTCGGACTTGTACCTTTATCAGAGCTTTCCTTACAAGAAACAACGGGGAAAGAGTCCATAACAGAGATGGAAGCAATTGTGGAGGAAATTGAAGCGGTCCATCAAAAGCTTGGGCTGCAAAAAATTGCAAGTCCTTGGCTTCCGCCATTATCTCCGCGTATATATAAACCAGATATACCAAATGAAAGAGAAGACAAAAAGGTCTTGCTTGCAATAGTCGATGAGCCTGAAAAACAAAGCCAGTCTCCATATACGTATGAATGGGTGGAGGATGGCAATATTGGAGTCTTTGGCTCATCAGGTTACGGTAAAACCCAAACAATGATTACATTGTTAATGGGTATCGCTACAGAGGCAAGCCCAGAGCAAGCACATTTCTATTTACTTGATTTCGGAAATGGAGGCTTAATGCCATTAAGGCAGCTTCCACATACAGCAGATTATTTCCTTATGGATGAACAGCGTAAGACAAATAAATTTGTTGCCATCATTAAGAGTGAAATGGCAAAACGAAAGAGACTGTTCCAGCAAATGGAGGTAAGCTCAATCAAGATGTATAACAATCTTGCCGAGGAGACCTTGCCATTATGGTTTATCGTCATTGATAACTACGATGTCGTAAAAGATGAAATGCATGATTTTGAGGCGCAGATGAACCAGTTTGCAAGGGATGGCCAATCACTGGGCATTTATATGATTTTCAGTGCAACGAGGGTCAATTCCATTAGACAAACGCTAATGAACAATCTTAGAACAAAAATTGTTCATTACTTAATGGATAACACAGAGGCATACGCAATCCTTGGCAGGGTACCATTTGAGCCAGAGCCTATCCCAGGTAGAGCAATCATTAAAAAAGATGCTGCCTTCTTCTCGCAAATATTGCTGCCGAATATTGGCCTCGATGACTATGAACAATTGCGATTGCTGAAAGCAGAAATTGACGCACTAAAACAGAAGTATAATGACTTTGCTAAGCCAAAAGCAGTACCGATGCTGCCAACTGAATTGAATAATAAGCAATTCTACCGGTATGTGCGGGACCAAAAGCAAGGCTTTATTCCAATTGGCTTGGAGGAGGAGCTTGTCGAGCCTGTCAGCATCAACTTTGCTAAAATGAATCACTGTTTAATTCTTGGCCAGGCCCAAAAGGGAAAAACAAACGCTATGCAGCTTATCTTAAGCGAGGCTACACGCCAGCCTATGGAAAAGTTAGCAATCTTTGATTCTATTGATAGAAGTCTTTCTCATGTTGTAGATAGGAATAACGTCAGCTTTATTGATAATAAGGAAAGTATTTCTGCTTGGCTTGAAAATGCGGAGAGCATGTTAAAGCAGAGAGAATCAGATTACGAGGAGGCGGTACGCAGCGGCAGAATACCAGAAATTCAGCCGTTCATCTATATGTTTATTGATGGATACAGCAGATTTCTGCAGCAAGTCGATAACCGCATCCAAGAAAATATCGTCCGCCTTATGAAAAATTACAGTCATCTTGGTTTCCATATTGTTGTTTCTGGAACAAATAATGAGCTGACTAAGGGCTATGATCCGTTGACGCTTGAGCTGAAACAGGTTCGCCAGGCACTTGTCCTTATGAAGAAGTCAGAGCAGACACTGTTCACACTTACCTATGAAAGACAGGAACAGGAAGTGCAGCCAGGGTTTGGTTACTATGTGGAAAATGGCAGAGAAAAGAGAATCCAAATTCCGTTGATGTTAGTGGAAAGGAAGGTGAGCCTATAG
- a CDS encoding EsaB/YukD family protein, with the protein MYIEVTVDLHKYDKETIDLRLSDFYTIKKLIDLSWQVSHIDSIPRSGYWVRVKNKQKVFPGNRRLADVGITSGDIIEIL; encoded by the coding sequence ATGTATATAGAAGTAACAGTCGATTTACATAAGTACGATAAAGAAACAATCGACTTGCGTCTATCAGACTTCTACACAATAAAAAAATTGATTGACTTATCATGGCAGGTTTCACATATAGACAGCATCCCGAGATCAGGATATTGGGTGCGCGTTAAAAATAAACAAAAGGTATTCCCGGGAAATAGACGGTTGGCAGATGTGGGAATAACGTCTGGAGATATTATTGAAATTTTATGA
- the esaA gene encoding type VII secretion protein EsaA: protein MKGFPIWKIIIALVFIIGAPLLFFKAIGENPLKEKENATKSIAIVNEDVGLEGEEEIHLGESAASILAKDSSYNWSVVARSAGESGLRSNKYDAVIYIPSDFSKKVMDYESTNPSKVTFDYKLQSQLNAVNTEKVKLEVEKATKRTNQRLSSLYWSYVATDMNSVKKEFDQILQKEVDFQGTMLAFYKPSSKDLADQIKEQQAMLENIKTSFGQVADQGTDQEASADSFSEDLTGFVDNMQEYEQYQQEQQKLFASIQEDAVTNISTATENQKSPYLQTQSLLNENEQTVLQQMTDLNSQLQTNERLLLQTKQERVDTAENQLLSYNQYQSNLLDYYQQLVDTKSLNSLQGKLIAAKQGLSEGDEVLLPEDPPENPEVPAEMSEEEGVDNPGTGEEGSDSEKPVGGDGNEVLAAVSEQAGASESQQSGEGQEQQSGNSNAEADEHKELEGIQAALQDLEGKLAGMAGSTSSEEIAQAVEQLKAINERVFKVNESLKASGDNQQGYVKGLLAQIEDLTSQLDNNTTSLSELEMKNEDLNKQLDELTKQKERLIDYTEDLTAVNNELREQLSQYANNMTAILDVIEEKEQSILASNALSADRKQELENWFDKDIATGKVVDLLYYYAYLNEYEGTLSSMLGQNPAKEEVMANDKFLQQIQAIFQVSDEENNYWNQIEEETPTMRDGLSALNDRFTVFMADYKKSVEDNQGKLLESFTSIEADANQLLEQIQQPSQNEAGNLSAEASGAGVATSYKLIQEQMNSFHNGLEDASESQETIIEYTNGLHQEVSAVQTDADVLNNKWSTNVKSTELIRDDVFSVLGNAFVDDQSNGVVYDFLSSPLQLTAGTSEKAETNTVPPVVVLFIVLLSSLLIGYTTYYFSSLPYWVRAALFFIVNTLVGFIISLYGLKIYQLAEQATMEWTVFTILLLMVSSGLITAAFSLHRLVGLFVTAGVIALYVTPLLALGTPNFKFADPMSNVYISIQYSTESLFAPAAIVLVFTLLLLVILQVLIERYKGTSSMEHEVGANETM, encoded by the coding sequence GTGAAGGGCTTTCCTATATGGAAGATAATTATTGCGCTAGTCTTCATTATCGGTGCTCCATTGCTGTTCTTTAAGGCAATTGGAGAGAATCCGTTAAAGGAGAAGGAAAATGCAACAAAGTCAATTGCAATCGTAAATGAAGATGTTGGCTTAGAAGGGGAAGAAGAAATTCATTTAGGTGAAAGTGCTGCAAGCATATTAGCGAAGGATTCTTCTTATAATTGGAGTGTTGTCGCAAGAAGTGCCGGAGAAAGCGGGCTGCGCAGCAATAAGTATGATGCGGTCATTTATATTCCATCTGACTTTTCCAAAAAAGTGATGGATTATGAGAGTACTAATCCAAGCAAGGTAACCTTCGACTATAAATTACAATCACAATTAAATGCTGTTAATACAGAGAAAGTGAAGCTGGAGGTAGAAAAAGCAACAAAGCGGACAAATCAGCGGCTTTCCTCTCTTTATTGGAGCTATGTTGCAACAGACATGAATTCAGTGAAAAAGGAATTTGACCAGATTTTGCAAAAGGAGGTTGATTTCCAAGGGACCATGCTTGCCTTCTATAAGCCGAGCTCAAAGGATTTGGCAGATCAAATTAAAGAACAGCAAGCGATGCTCGAGAATATTAAAACCTCCTTCGGCCAAGTTGCTGACCAAGGAACAGATCAGGAGGCTTCGGCTGACTCCTTTTCAGAGGACTTAACTGGCTTTGTTGATAATATGCAAGAATATGAACAATACCAGCAGGAGCAGCAGAAGCTTTTTGCAAGCATTCAAGAGGATGCCGTAACAAATATAAGCACAGCAACGGAGAATCAGAAATCACCTTATCTGCAGACACAAAGCTTGTTAAATGAAAATGAACAAACAGTACTACAGCAAATGACCGACTTAAACAGCCAGCTGCAGACAAATGAACGTCTGCTTCTGCAAACAAAGCAGGAGCGGGTTGATACTGCCGAAAATCAACTGCTATCTTACAACCAGTATCAAAGCAATCTCTTAGATTACTATCAGCAACTAGTTGATACGAAGTCTCTAAACTCCTTGCAAGGTAAGCTTATAGCTGCTAAGCAAGGCTTGTCAGAAGGAGATGAAGTACTGCTGCCAGAAGATCCACCAGAGAATCCGGAAGTGCCTGCTGAAATGTCTGAGGAAGAAGGTGTGGATAATCCAGGAACAGGAGAGGAAGGTTCAGATAGTGAGAAGCCGGTTGGTGGTGACGGCAACGAAGTGCTTGCGGCTGTAAGCGAACAAGCAGGAGCTAGCGAATCCCAGCAATCTGGCGAGGGGCAGGAACAGCAGTCTGGAAACTCTAATGCAGAAGCTGATGAGCACAAGGAATTAGAGGGAATACAAGCTGCTTTACAAGATCTTGAAGGCAAGCTGGCAGGGATGGCAGGAAGCACTTCTAGTGAAGAAATAGCTCAAGCTGTTGAACAGCTGAAGGCTATTAATGAACGTGTATTTAAAGTGAACGAAAGCTTGAAAGCAAGTGGAGATAACCAGCAAGGTTATGTTAAAGGACTGCTTGCTCAAATTGAAGATTTAACAAGTCAGCTCGACAATAATACAACAAGCCTGTCAGAGTTGGAAATGAAAAATGAAGACTTGAATAAACAGCTTGATGAACTGACGAAGCAAAAAGAAAGATTAATAGATTATACAGAGGATTTAACAGCAGTCAATAATGAGCTGAGGGAGCAGCTGTCCCAATATGCTAATAATATGACAGCAATATTGGATGTAATTGAAGAAAAGGAACAGTCTATTTTAGCCTCCAACGCCCTTTCAGCAGACCGAAAGCAGGAGCTGGAGAATTGGTTTGATAAGGATATTGCAACAGGTAAGGTAGTAGATCTTCTTTACTATTATGCATATCTAAATGAGTATGAAGGTACATTATCGAGCATGCTTGGCCAAAATCCAGCAAAAGAGGAAGTTATGGCAAATGACAAGTTTCTTCAGCAAATCCAAGCGATTTTCCAAGTGAGTGATGAGGAAAACAACTATTGGAATCAAATCGAAGAGGAAACGCCGACAATGCGTGACGGATTATCGGCTTTAAACGACAGATTCACAGTGTTTATGGCAGATTACAAAAAATCAGTGGAGGATAATCAAGGTAAGCTCTTAGAAAGCTTTACTTCAATAGAAGCTGATGCGAATCAATTGCTCGAACAAATCCAGCAGCCATCGCAAAATGAAGCTGGTAACTTAAGTGCAGAGGCAAGCGGCGCCGGTGTTGCCACGAGTTATAAGCTTATTCAAGAGCAAATGAATTCCTTCCATAATGGTCTTGAGGATGCAAGTGAGAGCCAAGAGACAATTATTGAATACACAAATGGCCTGCATCAAGAAGTATCTGCTGTCCAGACAGATGCAGATGTGTTGAACAATAAATGGTCAACAAATGTTAAATCAACAGAGCTAATAAGAGATGACGTCTTTTCCGTGCTTGGCAATGCCTTTGTTGACGACCAATCCAATGGCGTTGTTTATGACTTCCTTTCAAGTCCGCTGCAGCTTACTGCAGGAACTTCTGAAAAGGCTGAAACAAATACGGTTCCGCCAGTGGTTGTATTGTTTATCGTTTTATTAAGCAGCTTGTTGATAGGCTATACAACTTATTATTTCAGCAGCCTGCCATATTGGGTGCGTGCAGCATTGTTCTTCATTGTGAATACGCTCGTCGGCTTTATCATCAGCCTATACGGCTTGAAAATATATCAGCTGGCAGAGCAGGCAACAATGGAATGGACTGTGTTCACTATTTTGCTTCTAATGGTCAGCTCAGGCCTAATTACAGCTGCGTTTTCACTGCATCGCCTTGTCGGCTTATTTGTGACAGCAGGTGTAATTGCCCTGTACGTTACACCATTGCTAGCGTTAGGCACACCTAACTTTAAATTTGCAGATCCGATGAGCAATGTTTATATTTCCATCCAGTACAGCACGGAATCTTTATTTGCCCCGGCTGCTATCGTTTTAGTGTTTACATTGCTTCTTCTTGTAATTCTGCAAGTGCTGATTGAGCGCTATAAAGGTACTAGCAGCATGGAGCATGAGGTGGGAGCAAATGAGACGATGTAA
- a CDS encoding 6-phospho-beta-glucosidase, producing the protein MSNGIKIVTIGGGSSYTPELVEGFIKRYDSLPIRELWLVDIPEGQEKLEIVGNLAKRMVKKAGLPIEVHLTLDRREALKDADFVTTQFRVGLLAARAKDERIPLKYNVIGQETNGPGGLFKGLRTIPVILDIVKDMEELCPNAWLINFTNPAGMVTEAVLRHSNWRRIVGLCNVPISIQMSVAKLLEVEPERVHVDFAGLNHMVYGLHVYLDGKDVTKEVLDEMTSGKHASATMRNIAAIDWDPDFIKALGAIPCGYHRYYYKQAQMLEHEHEEAAEQGTRAEVVQKLEKELFELYKDENLDIKPPQLEKRGGAYYSDAACSLIDSMYNDKRDIQPVNTINNGAIASIPDESAVEISSVITKDGPKPISIGDLPVPVRGLVQQIKSFERVAAEAAVTGDYDKALLALTINPLLPSDKVAKEILNEMLEAHKEHLPQFFKENKVLS; encoded by the coding sequence ATGAGCAATGGAATTAAGATTGTAACGATTGGCGGAGGATCAAGCTACACACCAGAACTTGTGGAAGGGTTTATTAAAAGATATGACTCCCTGCCAATACGTGAGCTTTGGCTTGTAGATATTCCAGAAGGACAAGAGAAGCTGGAGATTGTCGGTAACTTGGCGAAGCGTATGGTTAAAAAAGCAGGCTTGCCAATTGAAGTTCATTTAACACTTGACCGTAGAGAGGCATTAAAAGATGCAGACTTCGTAACAACTCAATTCCGAGTTGGTTTATTGGCTGCAAGAGCAAAGGATGAAAGAATTCCTTTGAAATATAATGTAATCGGACAAGAGACAAATGGGCCTGGCGGTCTTTTCAAAGGCTTGCGCACAATCCCTGTTATTCTTGATATTGTTAAAGACATGGAAGAGCTATGTCCAAATGCTTGGCTCATCAACTTTACAAACCCTGCAGGAATGGTGACAGAAGCAGTGCTTCGCCACAGCAACTGGAGAAGAATTGTTGGTTTGTGCAATGTTCCGATTTCAATCCAAATGAGTGTAGCTAAGCTTTTGGAAGTTGAACCTGAGCGTGTACATGTTGATTTTGCAGGGCTTAACCACATGGTATATGGACTTCATGTATATCTTGACGGTAAAGATGTTACAAAAGAAGTGCTTGATGAAATGACATCCGGCAAGCATGCAAGTGCGACTATGCGTAATATTGCTGCAATTGACTGGGATCCAGACTTCATTAAGGCACTTGGGGCTATTCCATGCGGATACCACCGTTACTACTACAAGCAGGCACAAATGCTTGAGCATGAGCACGAGGAAGCAGCAGAACAAGGTACACGTGCAGAGGTTGTGCAAAAGCTGGAAAAAGAGCTGTTTGAACTTTACAAGGATGAAAACCTTGATATTAAACCGCCACAGCTTGAAAAGCGCGGAGGAGCCTACTACAGTGATGCAGCCTGCAGTCTAATTGACTCTATGTACAATGACAAGCGTGACATCCAGCCTGTTAATACAATCAATAATGGTGCAATTGCCAGCATTCCAGATGAATCAGCAGTTGAGATCAGCAGTGTCATCACAAAAGACGGTCCTAAACCGATCTCTATCGGCGACCTTCCTGTACCTGTCAGAGGCTTGGTACAACAAATCAAGTCCTTTGAGAGAGTAGCAGCAGAAGCAGCTGTGACAGGCGATTATGATAAAGCATTGCTTGCTTTGACAATCAACCCGCTGCTGCCGTCAGATAAAGTAGCAAAAGAAATCTTAAATGAAATGCTTGAAGCACATAAAGAGCATTTACCACAGTTCTTTAAAGAAAATAAAGTACTATCTTAA